A single region of the Pseudorhodoplanes sp. genome encodes:
- the groES gene encoding co-chaperone GroES → MKFRPLHDRIVIKRIEAEAKSAGGIIIPDTAKEKPQQGEVVAVGPGGRDEGGKLIPIDVKAGDRVLFGKWSGTEVKIDDEDYLIMKESDVMGVLVETEARKKAA, encoded by the coding sequence ATGAAATTCCGTCCGCTTCACGATCGTATCGTAATCAAACGTATTGAAGCCGAGGCAAAAAGCGCTGGAGGCATCATCATTCCCGACACCGCCAAGGAGAAGCCCCAGCAAGGGGAAGTTGTCGCTGTTGGTCCGGGTGGACGCGATGAGGGCGGTAAGCTCATTCCGATCGATGTCAAGGCTGGCGACCGAGTGCTGTTCGGCAAGTGGTCCGGCACCGAGGTCAAGATCGATGACGAAGACTATCTGATCATGAAGGAAAGCGACGTGATGGGGGTTCTGGTCGAGACAGAGGCACGCAAGAAGGCTGCGTGA
- the groL gene encoding chaperonin GroEL (60 kDa chaperone family; promotes refolding of misfolded polypeptides especially under stressful conditions; forms two stacked rings of heptamers to form a barrel-shaped 14mer; ends can be capped by GroES; misfolded proteins enter the barrel where they are refolded when GroES binds) yields the protein MSAKEVRFSVDARDRMLRGIDTLAHAVRVTLGPKGRNVVLDKSYGAPRITKDGVTVAKEIELEDKFENMGAQMVREVASKTSDIAGDGTTTATVLAHAIVREGAKAVAAGMNPMDLKRGVDLAVETVVQDLKKNSKKVTSNEEIAQVGTISANGDAEIGRFLADAMKKVGNEGVITIEEAQSLETELEVVEGMQFDRGYVSPYFVTNVEKMRVEMDDPYVLIYEKKLSGLQEMLPLLEAVVQSSKPLVIIAEEIEGEALATLVVNKLRGGLKVAAIKAPGFGDRRKAMLQDIAVLTGGQAISDDLGIKLENITLAMLGRAKKVTIEKESTTIVSGAGKKADIEARIHQIKAQIEETTSDYDREKLQERLAKLAGGVAVIRVGGATEVEVKERKDRVDDAMHATRAAVEEGILPGGGVALLRASEVLKKLRTNNDDQKTGVEIVRKALSWPARQIALNAGEDGSVVVGKILETDQYGFGFDAQSGEYVNMMSKGIIDPTKVVRAALQGAASVAGLLITTEAMVAELPSKNGMPPGMSAGGGMGF from the coding sequence ATGTCTGCCAAGGAAGTCAGGTTTTCCGTCGACGCCCGCGACAGGATGCTGCGCGGCATTGATACGCTGGCCCACGCGGTTCGGGTAACGCTCGGTCCCAAGGGCCGCAACGTCGTGCTCGACAAGTCCTACGGCGCGCCGCGCATCACCAAGGACGGAGTAACGGTCGCCAAGGAGATTGAGCTTGAGGACAAGTTCGAAAATATGGGCGCGCAGATGGTGCGCGAGGTCGCATCCAAGACATCGGATATTGCGGGTGACGGCACCACCACCGCCACCGTACTCGCCCACGCGATAGTACGGGAAGGTGCCAAGGCGGTTGCCGCCGGCATGAATCCGATGGACCTGAAGCGTGGTGTCGACCTTGCCGTTGAGACGGTCGTACAGGACCTCAAGAAGAACTCTAAAAAGGTCACATCCAACGAGGAGATCGCCCAGGTCGGGACTATTTCCGCGAACGGGGATGCCGAGATTGGGCGCTTTCTTGCTGATGCCATGAAGAAGGTCGGCAATGAGGGCGTCATCACGATCGAGGAAGCACAATCTCTCGAGACCGAGTTGGAAGTGGTCGAGGGCATGCAGTTCGATCGTGGATACGTCTCCCCTTATTTCGTCACCAACGTGGAGAAGATGCGGGTCGAAATGGATGATCCCTATGTCCTGATCTACGAAAAGAAGCTGTCGGGACTGCAGGAAATGCTGCCTCTCCTTGAGGCGGTGGTACAGTCGTCGAAGCCCTTGGTCATCATTGCCGAGGAGATCGAGGGGGAGGCCCTTGCCACCCTTGTGGTTAACAAACTACGCGGCGGCCTCAAGGTCGCGGCTATTAAAGCGCCCGGCTTCGGAGACCGCCGCAAGGCGATGCTTCAAGACATCGCGGTCTTGACCGGTGGTCAGGCGATCTCGGACGATCTCGGAATCAAGCTCGAAAATATCACGCTCGCCATGCTCGGGCGTGCCAAGAAGGTGACGATCGAGAAGGAAAGCACCACGATCGTCAGCGGCGCCGGCAAGAAAGCCGATATTGAAGCGCGCATCCACCAAATCAAGGCACAGATCGAAGAGACCACCTCCGACTATGATCGCGAGAAGCTGCAGGAGCGGCTCGCCAAGCTTGCGGGCGGGGTAGCGGTGATTCGGGTCGGCGGAGCCACTGAGGTCGAAGTCAAGGAGCGCAAGGATCGGGTTGACGATGCGATGCACGCGACCCGCGCGGCCGTCGAGGAAGGGATCCTGCCGGGCGGCGGCGTGGCATTGTTGCGCGCCAGCGAAGTGCTCAAGAAACTGCGCACAAACAACGATGACCAGAAGACCGGCGTCGAGATCGTCCGCAAGGCCCTCTCGTGGCCGGCGCGGCAGATTGCACTCAACGCCGGCGAGGACGGTTCCGTCGTGGTCGGTAAGATCCTCGAAACGGATCAGTACGGCTTCGGCTTCGACGCACAGTCGGGCGAGTATGTTAACATGATGTCGAAAGGCATCATTGATCCGACCAAGGTAGTGCGCGCAGCATTACAGGGCGCCGCATCGGTCGCCGGTTTGCTTATCACCACTGAGGCGATGGTCGCTGAGCTACCGAGTAAGAATGGCATGCCACCTGGAATGTCGGCGGGTGGGGGCATGGGCTTCTAA
- a CDS encoding amylo-alpha-1,6-glucosidase: protein MEEIPETPFYIPGTGSSTRPRRTLKHGDSFAVLDSHADIGATAGGPDGIFFSDTRYLSRLEMLLNGKQPLLLGSNVRDDNSMLTVDLTNPDIYVDGTLILPKDMLHVVRTLFLWRGAVYQRLRMQNHDDRPLKVQLTFDFSSDFADLFEVRGLRRARRGVVTSGIFGNSGVTLNYQSLDGNRRRTTLLFEPAPARLSTRTATYEFELQPHESCPIYVTVNCSLGADDRPSLPFRKSLRAAFQEHKTASRDMATISSSNSIFNEAVCRSMADLAMLTTHTPQGPYPYAGIPWYSTTFGRDGIITALQMLWCDSRIAKGVLRRLAAYQATGFDPLADAEPGKILHEMRGGEMAALGEVPFGLYYGSVDATPLFVMLAGLYTEHTGDVETLRELWPNIEAALGWIDGSGDPDRDGFVEYQRADETGLVNQGWKDSQDAIFHADGSLAQGPIALCEVQGYVYAAKRLAARGAWRLGKHALGDALDAQAAKLAKQFEAAFWCEDIGTYALALDGRKQPCRVRTSNAGQLLFSGIAAPERAEAVMRDLMRPSFFSGWGIRTVAREERRYNPMSYHNGSVWPHDNSLIAAGFARYGHKDAIDRVFKSLFDAASYMDLRRLPELYCGFQRGHQRGPTLYPVACSPQAWAAGTPLLLLQSSLGLEFDPDRHEILLRNPRLPPFLGEVTLRNLRLGQSTVDLMLRRHDTDVSLQVLRNDGHIRIAAVYS, encoded by the coding sequence ATGGAAGAAATTCCGGAAACTCCCTTTTATATTCCGGGCACCGGCTCCTCGACACGGCCTCGTCGCACGCTCAAGCATGGCGACTCCTTCGCGGTGCTCGATAGTCATGCCGACATTGGCGCGACGGCTGGAGGCCCCGACGGGATCTTTTTTTCCGATACACGCTATCTCTCGCGCCTGGAGATGCTTCTTAACGGAAAGCAGCCTTTGCTGCTCGGCTCGAACGTCCGCGACGACAATTCGATGCTGACCGTCGATCTGACGAACCCGGACATCTACGTCGATGGGACGCTCATATTACCGAAGGACATGCTGCACGTCGTGCGCACGCTGTTCCTGTGGCGTGGCGCAGTCTATCAACGATTGCGGATGCAGAACCATGACGACCGCCCGCTCAAGGTCCAGCTTACTTTTGATTTCTCGAGCGACTTCGCTGATCTGTTCGAGGTCCGCGGCCTACGGCGCGCGCGCCGGGGCGTCGTCACCTCCGGAATTTTCGGGAACAGCGGAGTCACGCTGAACTATCAGAGTCTCGACGGCAATAGACGGCGCACGACACTGCTGTTCGAACCGGCGCCTGCGCGGCTCTCCACCCGCACTGCCACCTACGAGTTCGAGTTGCAACCGCACGAGAGCTGCCCAATCTATGTAACGGTGAATTGCAGCCTCGGCGCCGACGACCGCCCTTCCCTGCCATTCCGCAAGAGCCTGCGCGCGGCATTTCAGGAGCACAAGACCGCGAGCCGCGACATGGCCACGATCTCCAGCTCAAACTCGATCTTCAATGAGGCGGTGTGCCGCTCGATGGCCGACCTCGCGATGCTCACGACGCACACTCCGCAGGGCCCTTACCCTTACGCCGGCATTCCCTGGTACTCGACCACGTTCGGCCGCGACGGGATCATCACCGCCTTGCAAATGCTGTGGTGCGACTCCCGTATCGCCAAAGGCGTGCTCCGACGGCTCGCCGCTTATCAGGCCACGGGATTCGATCCGCTGGCCGATGCCGAGCCGGGAAAGATCCTGCATGAAATGCGCGGTGGAGAGATGGCGGCGCTCGGTGAAGTCCCGTTCGGTCTGTATTACGGCAGCGTGGATGCGACACCGCTCTTCGTGATGCTGGCCGGGCTCTACACCGAGCACACCGGCGACGTCGAGACCCTGCGTGAGCTGTGGCCCAATATCGAAGCCGCGCTGGGCTGGATCGATGGCTCGGGCGACCCCGACCGCGACGGCTTCGTCGAATACCAACGGGCAGATGAAACGGGGCTCGTCAACCAGGGCTGGAAGGATTCACAAGACGCAATTTTCCACGCCGATGGCTCGCTCGCCCAGGGGCCGATCGCGCTCTGCGAGGTCCAGGGCTATGTCTACGCGGCAAAACGTCTGGCAGCACGCGGTGCGTGGAGGCTCGGCAAGCACGCTCTGGGCGACGCTCTCGACGCTCAGGCGGCAAAGCTTGCCAAGCAATTCGAAGCAGCGTTTTGGTGCGAAGACATTGGCACCTACGCGCTCGCGCTCGACGGGCGGAAGCAGCCATGCCGCGTTCGGACCTCGAATGCCGGTCAGTTGCTGTTCAGCGGCATCGCTGCGCCCGAGCGCGCGGAAGCCGTGATGCGCGATCTAATGCGCCCGTCGTTCTTTTCCGGATGGGGCATTCGCACCGTGGCGCGCGAGGAGCGCCGCTACAATCCAATGTCGTATCACAACGGCTCGGTGTGGCCACACGACAACTCGCTGATCGCGGCCGGATTTGCCCGCTACGGGCACAAGGACGCGATCGACCGCGTGTTCAAGAGCCTGTTCGATGCGGCGAGCTACATGGACCTGCGGCGTCTACCTGAACTCTATTGCGGCTTCCAGCGCGGGCACCAGCGCGGACCGACCCTCTATCCGGTCGCCTGTTCGCCGCAGGCCTGGGCCGCGGGCACGCCGCTTCTGCTTCTCCAATCTTCACTCGGCCTGGAGTTCGATCCGGACCGGCACGAGATCCTGCTGCGCAACCCGCGGCTGCCGCCGTTTCTCGGAGAAGTGACTCTGCGCAACCTCCGGCTCGGCCAATCAACCGTCGACCTGATGCTGCGTAGGCATGACACCGATGTATCGCTGCAGGTGCTGCGAAATGACGGGCATATTAGGATCGCGGCTGTGTATTCGTAA
- a CDS encoding histidine kinase dimerization/phosphoacceptor domain -containing protein: MHSTAFREQFTDVADACALAQGIVDTVREPVLVLDEELRVVAASRSFYSVFKVSAENTQGRHLYALGDGQWDIPKLRELLEKIIPQHGVMEDYEVEHEFPDLGHRRICLNARQVFYEHGAGATILLGMVDVTERRALERDKDELLRQKDVLLDELQHRISNSLQIIASIILMKAKTVESEETRVHLQDAHKRVLSVAAVQRQLHGSGASGPIEMVPYLTSLCDTLATSMIGDARPVSLKVVGEGGNATSRQAESLGLIVTELVMNALKHAFPSNRADCRISVAYEVHGANWKLSVADNGVGKPDGVFAQPKTGLGTGIVKALAQQLGATVETVVGPAGTTVAITHATFATNAVHAA; encoded by the coding sequence ATGCACTCAACCGCCTTCAGAGAGCAGTTCACCGACGTTGCCGACGCGTGCGCGCTCGCTCAGGGCATCGTCGACACTGTCCGCGAGCCCGTTCTGGTGCTGGACGAGGAGCTGCGCGTGGTGGCCGCGAGCCGCTCCTTTTATTCGGTATTCAAGGTCAGCGCGGAGAACACCCAAGGCCGGCATTTGTATGCCTTGGGGGACGGACAATGGGACATTCCGAAACTTCGGGAACTGCTCGAAAAAATCATACCCCAGCACGGGGTGATGGAGGACTACGAGGTCGAGCATGAATTCCCCGATCTCGGACACCGCCGGATCTGTCTGAACGCACGCCAAGTGTTCTACGAGCATGGCGCCGGCGCAACCATTCTGCTGGGCATGGTAGACGTCACGGAGCGACGCGCCCTGGAGCGCGACAAGGACGAGTTGTTGCGGCAGAAAGACGTGCTCCTTGATGAGCTTCAGCACCGGATTTCCAACAGCCTGCAAATCATCGCCAGCATCATCTTGATGAAGGCGAAGACGGTGGAGTCGGAGGAGACGCGCGTCCACTTGCAAGACGCCCACAAGCGCGTCCTGTCGGTTGCGGCTGTGCAGCGACAACTCCACGGATCCGGGGCCAGCGGACCGATCGAGATGGTGCCTTATCTTACCAGCTTATGCGACACGCTCGCGACGTCGATGATTGGTGATGCGCGACCTGTCTCGCTGAAAGTGGTGGGCGAGGGAGGCAATGCGACGTCCCGTCAGGCCGAGAGTCTGGGCTTGATCGTCACCGAACTTGTCATGAATGCCCTGAAGCACGCGTTTCCCAGCAACAGGGCCGATTGTCGGATTTCCGTTGCGTATGAAGTCCATGGAGCGAACTGGAAACTTTCGGTTGCGGACAATGGCGTCGGCAAGCCGGACGGCGTCTTTGCTCAACCCAAAACCGGGCTCGGGACGGGCATCGTCAAAGCGCTCGCCCAACAACTCGGTGCCACTGTCGAGACTGTGGTCGGCCCTGCGGGAACGACCGTGGCGATCACCCACGCGACGTTCGCCACGAACGCAGTCCATGCCGCGTAA
- a CDS encoding Crp/Fnr family transcriptional regulator codes for MTRKAAPTFDPKVFLTKADGRRTISKYKINQAIFVQGDPADSVLYILHGKVKVTVNSAQGKEAVVAILGPDEFCGEGCLTGQPRRMATATAMTDCEVMRLEKSTMVRVLHDEPAFSELFVAHLLARTIRVEEDLVDQLFNSSEKRLARALLLLANFGKEGKPEPIIAKVSQETLAEMVGTTRSRVSHFMNKFRQLGFIEYNGALKVHSSLLSVVLHDHPQIRRDGEQN; via the coding sequence ATGACACGGAAAGCGGCACCGACGTTCGACCCCAAGGTCTTTCTCACCAAGGCTGATGGGCGGCGGACCATCTCCAAGTACAAAATCAATCAAGCCATCTTTGTGCAGGGTGATCCAGCCGATTCGGTTCTTTATATTCTTCATGGGAAGGTCAAAGTGACCGTTAATTCCGCACAAGGCAAGGAAGCGGTGGTCGCCATCCTTGGGCCGGATGAATTCTGCGGCGAAGGTTGCCTGACCGGCCAGCCTCGGCGCATGGCGACTGCGACGGCAATGACGGACTGCGAGGTCATGCGGCTGGAAAAGAGCACCATGGTCCGCGTCCTCCACGACGAGCCGGCGTTTTCCGAGTTGTTCGTCGCGCATCTGTTGGCCCGGACCATTCGCGTCGAGGAGGATCTGGTCGATCAACTGTTCAATTCGAGCGAGAAGCGCCTGGCGCGGGCACTCCTTCTGCTGGCCAATTTCGGCAAGGAAGGCAAACCCGAGCCGATCATTGCCAAGGTCAGCCAGGAGACGCTGGCGGAGATGGTCGGCACCACTCGGTCGCGCGTGAGCCATTTCATGAACAAGTTCCGGCAACTGGGCTTTATTGAGTACAACGGCGCTTTGAAGGTCCACAGCTCGTTATTGAGCGTCGTTCTGCACGATCATCCACAGATCAGGCGTGACGGTGAGCAAAATTGA
- a CDS encoding DUF3309 family protein, which translates to MGLILIIILVIFLLGGFSGRFGGYGYGFGHGGVGVIGIILIILVVLLLTGRL; encoded by the coding sequence ATCGGACTTATCCTTATCATCATTCTCGTCATCTTCTTATTGGGCGGCTTCAGCGGCCGTTTCGGCGGCTACGGTTATGGCTTCGGTCATGGCGGCGTCGGTGTCATCGGCATCATCCTGATCATTCTCGTCGTCCTGCTTCTGACGGGACGACTTTGA
- a CDS encoding Crp/Fnr family transcriptional regulator, with the protein MSKGRTNDAQANWLLGAMESASRKQIDPHLEPIKFKLGAVVCEAGGLLKHAYFPQGAVLSLLTVLENGSAIETANIGREGAFGLFAAMYSRVSFNRCLVQLEGGTLRCPIEVLQSEFKRSEHVRDLFVSYSETLLSQVQQTVACNALHTTEERMCRWLLMMHDRAEGEALPYTHEFLSNMLGANRKSVTLAAQSLQTAGLISYRRGRIRVHDRPGLEKASCECYAIVKERFDAFLKPPSTAVQGNTKGRRKT; encoded by the coding sequence ATGTCCAAAGGTCGAACAAATGATGCGCAAGCCAATTGGTTGCTCGGCGCAATGGAGAGCGCCAGCCGCAAGCAGATCGACCCCCACCTTGAGCCCATCAAGTTCAAGCTTGGTGCCGTCGTCTGCGAGGCGGGTGGGCTCCTCAAGCACGCCTACTTCCCACAGGGCGCCGTCCTCTCTCTGTTAACCGTTCTGGAAAACGGCTCGGCAATAGAGACGGCAAACATAGGACGCGAAGGCGCATTCGGCCTCTTCGCGGCCATGTATAGTCGTGTTTCTTTCAATCGGTGTCTTGTTCAACTGGAGGGTGGCACGCTTCGCTGTCCGATCGAAGTGTTGCAGTCGGAATTCAAGCGCAGCGAACATGTGCGCGATCTCTTCGTCAGCTATTCGGAGACGCTGCTGTCACAGGTTCAGCAGACTGTGGCATGTAATGCCTTGCATACGACGGAAGAGAGAATGTGCCGATGGCTCTTGATGATGCATGATCGAGCTGAAGGTGAAGCCCTGCCATACACGCACGAGTTCTTGTCCAACATGCTGGGTGCCAATCGTAAATCGGTGACGCTTGCAGCGCAGTCGCTGCAGACGGCCGGACTCATCAGTTATCGTCGGGGGAGGATTCGCGTTCATGATCGTCCGGGCCTCGAAAAGGCATCGTGCGAGTGCTACGCCATCGTCAAGGAGCGGTTCGACGCCTTCCTGAAACCGCCGTCAACTGCGGTTCAAGGCAATACAAAGGGGCGGCGCAAGACGTGA
- a CDS encoding BA14K family protein codes for MNKSFGIVVAASIAATAPWLVAPATAAPISSPSALQNAMPLAVEAVQYRRHGYRGQRGGYRGYSGGYRGHRNRMGGAGLGLAAGALIGGAIIGATQPRADGRAYCLQRFRSYDVASGTYLGFDGMRHPCP; via the coding sequence ATGAACAAATCGTTTGGAATTGTTGTCGCAGCCTCGATTGCGGCTACTGCACCGTGGCTCGTCGCGCCCGCAACTGCAGCACCAATATCGTCGCCGTCAGCTTTGCAGAATGCCATGCCGTTGGCAGTCGAAGCCGTGCAGTACCGTCGCCACGGCTATCGCGGCCAAAGAGGCGGCTATCGCGGCTACAGCGGCGGCTATCGTGGCCACAGAAACAGAATGGGAGGTGCCGGCCTCGGTCTCGCCGCGGGCGCATTAATCGGCGGTGCGATCATCGGGGCGACGCAGCCTCGCGCCGACGGCCGCGCATACTGTCTGCAGCGTTTCAGGTCCTATGACGTGGCCTCGGGGACCTATCTCGGCTTCGACGGCATGCGCCATCCTTGCCCGTGA
- a CDS encoding glycosyltransferase family 4 protein: MKIAQIAPLVESVPPRLYGGTERIVSYLTEELVALGHDVTLFASGDSITAATLASCVPKSLRLDAGVRDPIPYYMLMLDRVRQRASEFDIFHFHIDQFHFPLFRPFAERTVTTLHGRQDLPDLLPLYLGFGDMPLVSISKAQRRPVPKANFAATVYHGLPLALHHFNEHPRQDYVAFLGRISPEKRPDRAISIARALGIPLKIAAKVDRADENYFRTEIAPLLDGPGVEFIGEINEQQKTRFLGESQALLFPIDWPEPFGLSMIEAMACGTPVLAFRCGSVPEIVDDGITGAIVNTLEEAVAALPRVIALDRKKVRKRFEQRFSANRMANDYVNVYRQLLAAPHRIGNGRDTRQHPDDGADVLRSHVA, encoded by the coding sequence ATGAAAATCGCGCAGATCGCGCCCCTCGTCGAAAGCGTACCTCCACGCCTCTATGGCGGAACCGAGCGCATCGTTTCCTACCTGACCGAGGAACTGGTAGCGCTAGGCCACGACGTGACGCTGTTCGCGAGCGGCGACTCGATCACCGCGGCGACGCTCGCGTCCTGCGTGCCCAAGTCGCTGCGGCTCGACGCCGGTGTCCGAGATCCGATCCCCTATTACATGCTGATGTTGGACCGGGTGCGTCAGCGCGCCAGCGAGTTCGACATCTTCCACTTCCATATCGACCAGTTCCATTTCCCACTTTTTCGTCCCTTTGCAGAGCGCACCGTCACCACGCTGCACGGCCGGCAGGACTTGCCCGATCTGCTCCCGTTGTACCTGGGTTTCGGTGACATGCCGCTGGTATCGATCTCGAAGGCACAGCGACGCCCGGTGCCGAAAGCAAACTTTGCGGCCACCGTCTATCACGGTCTGCCGTTGGCTCTGCATCACTTCAACGAGCATCCGCGACAGGATTATGTGGCCTTTCTCGGGCGCATCTCGCCGGAAAAACGGCCCGACCGAGCCATCTCGATTGCGCGCGCGCTTGGCATTCCGCTCAAGATCGCAGCCAAGGTGGATCGCGCCGACGAAAACTATTTCCGGACGGAGATCGCGCCATTGCTCGATGGTCCCGGCGTCGAGTTTATTGGAGAGATCAACGAGCAGCAGAAGACCCGGTTTCTGGGAGAGTCGCAGGCGCTATTGTTTCCTATCGACTGGCCGGAGCCCTTCGGTCTCTCCATGATCGAGGCCATGGCCTGCGGCACGCCGGTACTGGCATTTCGCTGCGGCTCGGTTCCGGAGATCGTCGATGACGGCATCACCGGCGCCATTGTCAATACGCTGGAGGAGGCGGTCGCGGCGCTGCCGCGAGTCATTGCGCTTGATCGCAAGAAGGTGCGGAAGCGTTTCGAACAACGCTTCTCCGCCAACCGCATGGCAAATGACTATGTCAACGTTTACCGCCAGCTTTTGGCAGCGCCGCATCGTATCGGTAACGGGCGAGATACCCGGCAGCATCCAGATGACGGCGCCGATGTCTTGAGGTCCCACGTTGCTTAA
- a CDS encoding PRC-barrel domain-containing protein, with the protein MKKAMILASAALASIALLSGPAGAQGAPQTVGVAAVDANKLSVGHRASKLIGSTVLNNANESIGKIDDILVSSDGKEPYAVISVGTFLGMGGRLIIVRYDSLTLVDKKVVLANGTKEGLTALPEFNYAVQ; encoded by the coding sequence ATGAAGAAAGCAATGATACTCGCCAGTGCAGCGCTGGCTAGCATAGCTCTTTTATCCGGTCCGGCAGGAGCACAAGGAGCGCCGCAGACGGTGGGAGTAGCCGCGGTTGATGCTAATAAGTTATCAGTCGGCCACCGCGCGTCCAAACTCATCGGCAGCACCGTGTTGAACAATGCCAATGAATCGATCGGCAAAATCGACGACATCCTCGTGAGCTCCGACGGCAAGGAGCCATACGCCGTGATCTCGGTGGGGACGTTTCTAGGAATGGGCGGGCGCCTGATCATTGTGCGGTACGACAGCCTTACGCTCGTCGACAAAAAGGTCGTGTTGGCGAACGGCACCAAGGAAGGGCTCACGGCGTTGCCCGAGTTCAACTACGCCGTTCAATGA